In the Streptobacillus moniliformis DSM 12112 genome, one interval contains:
- a CDS encoding ABC transporter ATP-binding protein: MNKIIKIDNLSKSYTIKSGLFSKKENIKVDALKNISLEIYECQTVGLIGLNGAGKSTLIKIILGILVQSEGNIEVFNKNPFKNRISNLYDIGVIFGQKTQLRWDLSTMDSYKLNRALYDIPKEQFDVLLNKYSKILDLDDFINRPVRTLSLGQKMRADLLSALLHSPKLLILDEATIGVDILSKNKIIDLIKELKKNTTIIYTSHNLNEVYEISDRIVVLNKGTIILDKNKDELLNNVEYLGIKLYLKKPLKYDDLKFNEVKMIKLSEYEYTFRFIKKDILKNFLDYIYSNNSIDYFEINENNLEKILKDVDNG; the protein is encoded by the coding sequence ATGAATAAAATTATTAAAATAGATAACTTAAGTAAGAGTTATACTATAAAAAGTGGATTATTTTCTAAAAAAGAAAATATAAAAGTAGATGCATTAAAAAATATAAGTTTAGAAATTTATGAATGTCAAACAGTTGGATTAATTGGATTAAATGGGGCAGGTAAATCTACTTTAATAAAAATTATTTTAGGTATACTTGTTCAAAGTGAAGGAAATATAGAAGTTTTTAATAAAAATCCTTTTAAAAATAGAATATCTAACTTATACGATATAGGGGTTATTTTTGGTCAAAAAACACAACTAAGATGGGATTTATCTACAATGGATTCATATAAGCTAAATAGAGCTTTATATGACATACCTAAAGAACAATTTGATGTTTTGTTAAATAAATATTCTAAAATATTAGATTTAGATGATTTTATAAATAGACCCGTTAGAACTCTTAGTTTAGGTCAAAAAATGAGAGCAGATTTATTATCTGCATTATTACACTCACCGAAATTATTAATTTTAGATGAGGCAACAATAGGAGTTGATATATTAAGTAAAAATAAGATTATAGATTTAATTAAAGAGCTTAAAAAGAATACAACAATAATTTATACATCACATAATTTAAATGAAGTTTATGAAATTTCAGATAGAATTGTAGTTTTGAATAAAGGAACAATAATTCTCGATAAAAATAAAGATGAACTTTTAAATAATGTAGAATATTTAGGAATTAAGCTTTATCTAAAAAAACCACTTAAATATGATGATTTAAAATTTAATGAAGTAAAAATGATAAAATTAAGTGAATATGAATATACTTTTAGATTTATAAAAAAAGATATTTTGAAAAATTTTTTAGACTATATTTATTCAAATAATTCAATAGATTATTTTGAAATTAATGAAAATAATTTAGAGAAAATATTAAAGGATGTTGATAATGGATAA
- a CDS encoding DUF6903 family protein produces the protein MNKYLKILLYLMTFFLFLKLIIEGQKRVSLENLGVMLIGLFGLITLLYLYNKNEK, from the coding sequence ATGAATAAATATTTAAAAATATTACTTTATTTAATGACGTTTTTTCTTTTTTTAAAATTAATAATAGAAGGTCAAAAAAGGGTTAGTTTAGAAAATTTAGGCGTTATGCTTATTGGATTATTTGGTTTAATAACTCTTTTATATCTGTATAATAAAAATGAAAAATAG
- a CDS encoding carbohydrate ABC transporter permease codes for MKKRNMSAETLYKLFIYLALITFAISIIIPVSWVFLASLKQNSEFVGSPWKLPMSFYYQNFIDAFINAKMGDYLLNSVYVTALALILLIIVALPASYVLARFEFKGRNFWNLFMKAGLFINVNYIVIPIFLMLLDGDKFLRKKEIIKSSFLLDNMTVLAIIYMSTALPFTIYLLTNFFQSISKTYEEAAYIDGAGYFITMVKIMAPMARPSIITVILFNFLAFWNEYIIALTLLPGQQKTLPVGLMTLMAASRGAANYGRLYAGMVIVMLPTLILYIIVQQKLTEGMSAGGSKE; via the coding sequence ATGAAAAAAAGGAATATGAGTGCTGAAACTCTTTACAAATTATTTATATATCTAGCATTAATTACCTTTGCTATATCAATAATAATTCCTGTTTCATGGGTATTTTTAGCCTCTCTAAAACAAAATTCTGAATTTGTAGGTTCTCCATGGAAATTACCTATGAGTTTCTATTATCAAAACTTTATTGATGCCTTTATAAATGCAAAAATGGGCGATTATTTACTAAATTCTGTTTATGTAACTGCTCTTGCATTAATATTATTAATAATAGTTGCACTTCCAGCTTCATATGTTCTTGCAAGATTTGAATTTAAAGGAAGAAATTTCTGGAATCTTTTCATGAAAGCAGGTCTATTTATTAATGTCAACTATATAGTTATACCTATATTTTTAATGTTACTTGATGGAGATAAATTTTTAAGAAAAAAAGAAATTATTAAAAGTTCATTTCTATTAGATAATATGACTGTGCTTGCAATAATATATATGTCTACTGCACTACCATTTACAATATATTTATTAACTAACTTCTTTCAATCAATTTCTAAAACTTATGAAGAAGCTGCATATATTGATGGTGCAGGTTATTTTATAACTATGGTTAAAATAATGGCTCCTATGGCAAGACCAAGTATTATTACAGTAATATTATTTAATTTCCTAGCATTCTGGAATGAATATATTATCGCATTAACATTACTGCCAGGTCAGCAAAAAACATTACCTGTGGGTCTAATGACATTAATGGCTGCAAGTAGAGGTGCTGCAAATTACGGTAGACTTTATGCAGGTATGGTTATAGTAATGTTGCCAACATTAATACTGTATATTATAGTTCAACAAAAACTTACTGAAGGTATGAGTGCAGGTGGAAGTAAAGAATAG
- a CDS encoding carbohydrate ABC transporter substrate-binding protein yields the protein MKRLFKLAFIAILSFFTIASCGAKSNEKATEGERVTLKFAALETAYGDKMWSEIIEAYKKINPNVEIELNQSKDIESTLPGLFQAEDYPDVIMLALSRKAGIPENFVKEQALAELTSILDMNIPGEKVTVRSKLTDGAVGNNQTDPYLNGKTYLMPMFNSPTGLFFNKGLFEEKGWEVPTTWDEMLDLAKIAKSEGISLLTYPTTGYLDSFLPPILAAKGGPEFLNKAMSYEKGIWDSEKMNEVFKVLGEVVKNVHPTTVANANNEGFTKNQQLVIDNKALFMPNGTWIVGEMAATTPKDFKWGMTAYPAFEKGGKSYAVNFFEHIWVPAEAKNVEAAKEFIAFLYSDVAAKIFAEKGAVQPIKNYPFDMLSKENQVFYETFKNGANPLAGGFAATTPVEGVDVSGTVYGTINSVVNGTKSVEEWQADIVKMADTLREHVIK from the coding sequence ATGAAAAGATTATTCAAATTAGCATTTATTGCTATTTTATCTTTTTTTACAATAGCTTCGTGTGGAGCTAAATCTAATGAGAAAGCTACAGAAGGTGAAAGGGTTACTTTAAAATTTGCTGCTCTTGAAACTGCATACGGTGATAAAATGTGGTCAGAAATTATAGAAGCATATAAGAAGATAAATCCTAATGTTGAGATTGAATTAAATCAATCAAAAGACATTGAATCTACACTACCTGGATTATTCCAAGCAGAAGATTATCCAGATGTAATTATGTTAGCTTTAAGTAGAAAAGCAGGTATTCCTGAAAATTTTGTTAAAGAACAAGCATTAGCAGAACTAACTTCTATTTTAGATATGAATATACCAGGAGAAAAAGTTACTGTTAGATCTAAATTAACTGATGGTGCAGTAGGAAATAATCAAACTGACCCTTACTTAAATGGTAAAACATATTTAATGCCTATGTTTAATTCACCTACAGGATTATTCTTTAATAAAGGATTATTTGAAGAAAAAGGTTGGGAAGTTCCTACAACATGGGATGAAATGTTAGATCTTGCAAAAATTGCAAAATCAGAAGGAATTTCATTATTAACTTATCCTACAACAGGATATTTAGATTCTTTCTTACCTCCAATTTTAGCAGCTAAAGGTGGACCTGAATTTTTAAATAAGGCTATGAGCTATGAAAAAGGTATATGGGATTCTGAAAAAATGAATGAAGTATTTAAAGTTTTAGGTGAAGTAGTTAAAAATGTACATCCAACTACAGTTGCAAATGCAAACAATGAAGGATTTACTAAAAATCAACAATTAGTTATTGATAATAAAGCATTATTTATGCCTAATGGTACTTGGATAGTTGGAGAAATGGCAGCTACTACTCCTAAAGATTTCAAATGGGGAATGACTGCTTATCCAGCATTCGAAAAAGGTGGAAAATCATATGCAGTTAACTTCTTTGAACATATTTGGGTTCCAGCAGAAGCTAAAAATGTTGAAGCAGCTAAAGAATTTATAGCTTTCCTATACTCTGATGTAGCAGCTAAAATATTTGCTGAAAAAGGTGCAGTTCAACCTATTAAAAATTATCCATTTGATATGTTAAGTAAAGAAAATCAAGTATTCTATGAAACATTTAAAAATGGTGCAAACCCTCTAGCAGGTGGATTTGCAGCTACTACTCCAGTAGAAGGTGTAGATGTTAGTGGAACAGTTTATGGAACTATAAACTCAGTAGTAAATGGTACTAAATCTGTTGAAGAATGGCAAGCTGATATAGTTAAAATGGCTGACACTTTAAGAGAACATGTAATTAAATAA
- the gnpA gene encoding 1,3-beta-galactosyl-N-acetylhexosamine phosphorylase → MSRVTLPIEKGCEELVLELIKLWGADAIRNSDGTKLNDFFENLDAKIYSTYFPAREDQDWPRENPEEIQHQALISERYTAFNDTLEIDPMEGYYKEQLEIDEKTTDYWQVFDRTTNSLVPKENWIFDGNVVKIGNALKFHEYTVNFFAKQTWDTTHMYNHMTNNWNSDKSIPYDIVFDKTREHIYSHLKKWCDRNTNINVVRFTTFFYHFTIMYNQHAMQKFGDWFGYSASVSPKMFEKFKEDKGYEITLEDIIDKGYYNNQFRNPSKVFLDYMDFMQKFVSTLAKVCVDIVHEYGKEAIMFVGDNWVGTEPYGKYFKNIGLDGVAGSAECGVDIRMVSDMENIKIKEIRFLPYLFPDTFYEGNTPHLEWEYNWMRSRRAILTKKVDRIGFGGYLSLAAKFPLFINSVTKSTNEFREIHEKTPNEECIKPHFKIGILNSWGKIKSWQSNRTGHATGIKENVSYIGVLEALSGLPYIIEFINFDDIKNSEKLSEFKVLINVGEANTSFSGGENWLDPNILNIVREFVAKGNGFIGIGDPSAAIGNGTYFQLQDVLGVDKEIGNTLQFSRYMEETKNRSIVFEQIQGKLSIGNRNKYIYSTSHNLEILQLNKEFGVEASINKYGKGKGVYLQGLPYSIENTRFIYNIIRYITDDVNKKYISDNIYVEAYEFNEYIAVINNSDKNIKTNITALGNIELERYELKWIKK, encoded by the coding sequence ATGAGTAGAGTTACATTACCTATAGAAAAAGGGTGTGAAGAACTAGTTTTAGAATTAATAAAACTATGGGGTGCTGATGCTATTAGAAATAGCGATGGTACAAAATTAAATGATTTTTTTGAAAATCTTGATGCTAAAATTTATTCTACATATTTCCCAGCAAGAGAAGATCAAGACTGGCCTAGAGAAAATCCAGAAGAAATACAACATCAAGCATTGATATCTGAAAGATATACTGCTTTTAATGATACTTTAGAAATTGATCCAATGGAAGGATATTACAAAGAACAACTAGAAATAGATGAAAAAACTACTGATTATTGGCAGGTTTTTGATAGAACTACTAATAGTTTAGTTCCTAAAGAAAACTGGATTTTTGATGGTAATGTTGTAAAAATAGGAAATGCTTTAAAGTTTCATGAATATACAGTAAACTTCTTTGCTAAACAAACTTGGGATACAACTCATATGTATAATCATATGACTAATAATTGGAATAGTGATAAATCAATACCATATGATATTGTGTTTGATAAAACAAGAGAGCATATATATTCTCATTTAAAAAAATGGTGTGATAGAAATACTAACATTAATGTTGTTAGATTCACAACTTTCTTTTATCATTTTACTATTATGTATAATCAACATGCAATGCAAAAATTTGGAGATTGGTTTGGTTATTCAGCATCTGTTTCTCCTAAAATGTTTGAAAAATTTAAAGAAGATAAAGGATATGAAATAACATTAGAAGACATTATTGACAAAGGTTATTACAATAATCAATTTAGAAATCCTAGTAAAGTATTCTTAGATTATATGGATTTTATGCAAAAATTTGTTTCAACACTTGCAAAAGTTTGTGTAGATATAGTTCACGAATATGGTAAAGAAGCAATAATGTTTGTAGGTGATAATTGGGTTGGAACTGAACCTTATGGAAAATATTTTAAAAATATTGGTCTTGATGGTGTTGCTGGTTCTGCTGAATGTGGTGTAGATATTAGAATGGTTTCTGATATGGAAAATATTAAAATAAAGGAAATCAGATTCCTTCCTTACCTATTCCCAGATACCTTCTATGAAGGAAATACTCCACATTTAGAATGGGAGTATAACTGGATGAGATCAAGAAGGGCTATACTTACTAAGAAAGTTGATAGAATAGGATTTGGTGGATATTTATCTTTAGCAGCTAAATTCCCACTATTTATAAATAGTGTTACAAAATCAACTAATGAATTTAGAGAAATACATGAAAAAACTCCAAATGAAGAATGTATAAAACCTCATTTCAAAATTGGAATATTAAATTCTTGGGGAAAAATAAAATCATGGCAATCAAACAGAACTGGTCATGCAACAGGTATTAAAGAAAATGTTTCATATATAGGGGTTCTTGAAGCATTATCAGGATTACCATATATTATAGAGTTTATTAATTTTGATGATATTAAAAATTCTGAAAAATTATCTGAATTTAAAGTATTAATTAATGTTGGAGAAGCAAATACTTCATTTTCAGGTGGAGAAAATTGGCTAGATCCTAATATACTTAATATAGTTAGAGAATTTGTTGCAAAAGGAAATGGATTTATAGGTATAGGTGATCCAAGTGCAGCAATAGGAAATGGAACATACTTCCAATTACAAGATGTATTAGGTGTTGATAAAGAAATTGGAAATACCTTACAATTTTCAAGATACATGGAAGAAACAAAAAATAGATCTATTGTATTTGAGCAAATTCAAGGTAAACTATCTATAGGTAATAGAAATAAATACATATATTCTACTAGTCATAATTTAGAAATACTTCAGTTAAACAAAGAATTTGGTGTTGAGGCAAGTATAAATAAATATGGAAAAGGTAAAGGCGTGTATTTACAAGGACTTCCTTATAGTATTGAAAATACTCGTTTTATATACAATATTATTAGATATATAACTGATGATGTTAATAAGAAATATATTAGTGATAACATATATGTTGAAGCATATGAATTTAATGAATATATAGCCGTAATTAATAACAGTGATAAAAATATTAAAACTAATATAACTGCTCTAGGAAATATAGAGTTAGAAAGGTATGAACTTAAATGGATTAAGAAATAA
- the agaF gene encoding PTS galactosamine/N-acetylgalactosamine transporter subunit IIA, with amino-acid sequence MIKILITGHGKISSGILSSVELIYGVSEELVAIDFTQEITPEILEDKIEKEILSSKDGVLILSDIAGGTPFKVASILSLKHENVKVIGGMNLPMVLETLSERDYSTTEKLYNFALEMGREEIKGFELKIKNKASDDFEDEI; translated from the coding sequence ATGATTAAAATATTAATAACAGGACATGGGAAAATTTCTTCAGGTATACTTTCATCAGTAGAACTAATATATGGTGTTTCTGAAGAACTAGTTGCAATAGATTTTACTCAAGAAATAACTCCAGAAATTTTAGAAGATAAAATTGAAAAAGAAATACTTTCATCAAAAGATGGAGTTTTAATTCTATCAGATATAGCTGGAGGAACTCCATTTAAGGTAGCCTCTATTCTTAGTTTAAAACATGAAAATGTTAAAGTAATAGGTGGTATGAATTTACCTATGGTTCTTGAAACATTATCTGAAAGAGATTATTCTACAACTGAAAAATTATATAATTTCGCATTAGAGATGGGTAGAGAAGAAATAAAAGGGTTTGAACTTAAAATAAAGAATAAAGCATCTGATGATTTTGAAGATGAAATTTAA
- a CDS encoding SIS domain-containing protein, whose product MNYLGICEHVLRETNSYNTAKEIHTQPEIWNNVVNTFEESKEIITEFLNKVGKDTQVIFTGAGTSEYVGNILAPMLNSMQDGDFVSIATTDIVNNPLHYLKKDKKVLLVSFARSGNSPESVATIKLVNSLVKEVYHLFITCNPKGELALMSVTPEFVNNTLMLLMPEGTNDKGFAMTSSFSSMLMMATLIFYNKTNPENMREAISLVKKEIDLRLESIKALANEEQDRIIILGDGAFKGLAEELTLKVMELTAGKVVAKSDTTLGFRHGPKSVINNNTIVFLLLSNEEYSRKYALDILSEMKSENVANNIVTYSLKDCNDVKEATKVIITPNTTISLEKAIFTYLIYGQMYAFFKSQHFNLTTDNPFPSGEVNRVVKKFQIHEF is encoded by the coding sequence ATGAATTATTTAGGAATTTGCGAACATGTTTTAAGAGAAACAAATTCGTATAACACAGCAAAAGAAATCCATACTCAACCTGAAATATGGAATAATGTTGTTAATACTTTTGAAGAAAGTAAGGAAATAATTACTGAATTTTTAAATAAGGTCGGTAAAGACACGCAAGTGATTTTTACAGGAGCAGGAACATCAGAATATGTTGGAAATATATTAGCTCCTATGTTAAATAGTATGCAAGATGGGGATTTTGTATCTATAGCTACTACAGATATAGTTAATAATCCACTTCACTACTTAAAAAAAGATAAAAAAGTATTATTAGTTTCTTTTGCAAGATCTGGAAATTCACCGGAATCTGTGGCAACTATAAAACTTGTAAATAGCTTAGTAAAAGAAGTATATCATTTATTTATCACATGTAATCCTAAAGGTGAATTAGCTTTAATGTCTGTTACTCCAGAGTTTGTAAATAATACATTAATGCTTTTAATGCCTGAAGGAACTAACGATAAAGGTTTTGCTATGACTTCAAGTTTTTCAAGTATGTTAATGATGGCTACCCTTATTTTCTATAACAAAACAAATCCTGAAAATATGAGGGAAGCAATATCTTTAGTTAAAAAAGAAATAGATTTAAGACTTGAAAGTATAAAAGCTCTTGCAAATGAAGAGCAAGATAGAATCATAATCTTAGGTGATGGTGCATTTAAAGGTCTTGCAGAAGAATTAACTCTTAAAGTAATGGAACTTACAGCTGGTAAAGTTGTTGCTAAAAGTGATACTACTTTAGGATTTAGACATGGACCTAAATCAGTTATTAATAACAATACTATAGTATTTTTACTATTATCTAATGAAGAATATTCAAGAAAATATGCACTAGATATATTATCTGAAATGAAATCAGAAAATGTTGCAAATAATATAGTTACATATTCATTAAAAGACTGTAATGATGTTAAAGAAGCAACTAAAGTAATAATAACACCTAATACTACTATTAGCTTAGAAAAGGCAATATTTACTTATCTAATCTATGGACAAATGTATGCCTTCTTTAAATCACAACATTTTAATTTAACTACCGATAATCCTTTCCCTAGTGGAGAAGTAAATAGAGTTGTTAAAAAATTCCAAATACATGAATTTTAG
- a CDS encoding tagatose 1,6-diphosphate aldolase: protein MRKISENVYASMERLSNKEGIIGALAIDQRGSIKKMIGAYSEATTEKIEDFKSLVSSELTKYASSILLDPEFGFPASKVRAEESGLLLAYEKTGYDATKKGRLPDILEDWSVKRLKEKGADAIKFLLYYDIDDDKAINEAKHIFIERLGSECLGEDIPLYLELVSYDEAGKTGKEFAKVRPRKVIEMMKEFSKERYNVTVLKMEIPVDMNYVEGYGEEWVYTKEEAMAFYKEQSEATDLPFIFLSGGVSMDLFKKSLELAKEAGSSFNGVLCGRATWADAIKPYSLDGREAGIEWLQTQGKEKITSLDEVLNRTASDWRLKLSK from the coding sequence ATGAGAAAAATTTCTGAAAATGTTTACGCATCTATGGAAAGACTTTCTAATAAAGAGGGAATAATAGGTGCTTTGGCTATAGACCAAAGAGGTTCTATTAAAAAAATGATAGGAGCTTATTCAGAAGCAACAACTGAAAAAATCGAAGATTTTAAAAGTTTAGTATCATCTGAATTAACTAAATATGCTTCATCTATTTTACTAGATCCAGAATTTGGATTTCCTGCATCAAAAGTAAGAGCAGAAGAATCAGGATTATTATTAGCTTATGAAAAAACTGGTTATGATGCAACTAAGAAAGGTAGATTACCAGACATATTAGAGGATTGGTCAGTAAAAAGATTAAAAGAGAAAGGTGCTGATGCAATTAAATTCTTGCTTTACTATGATATTGATGATGATAAGGCTATAAATGAAGCTAAACATATTTTCATTGAAAGATTAGGTTCTGAATGTTTAGGAGAAGATATACCATTATACTTAGAATTAGTTTCTTATGATGAAGCAGGAAAAACTGGTAAAGAATTTGCAAAAGTTAGACCTCGTAAAGTAATAGAAATGATGAAAGAATTTTCTAAAGAAAGATACAATGTAACAGTATTAAAAATGGAAATACCTGTAGATATGAACTATGTTGAAGGATATGGAGAAGAATGGGTATACACTAAAGAAGAAGCTATGGCATTTTATAAAGAACAATCAGAAGCAACTGATTTACCATTTATATTCTTATCAGGTGGAGTAAGCATGGACTTATTCAAAAAATCATTAGAATTAGCTAAAGAAGCAGGATCATCATTTAATGGAGTATTATGTGGAAGAGCTACTTGGGCAGATGCTATTAAACCTTACAGTTTAGATGGAAGAGAAGCTGGTATTGAATGGCTACAAACTCAAGGTAAAGAAAAAATTACATCACTTGATGAAGTATTAAATAGAACAGCTAGTGATTGGAGATTAAAATTAAGTAAATAA
- a CDS encoding ABC-2 family transporter protein, protein MDKYIELIKIGIKKILSYRGLITLIIIKNYIYIFLQYSLWNSIKENSIVNVNLTNILIYFIIIKGLDSTNFDLSQTISHDVKNGDIVNILAKPIEIEKYYFFDILGGTIAKVIAILFPNILISLILTRNFEILFILKIFFIIIGSYLLNFVIELIFGTLSFFTQNIWGIESLKLVFILMLSGSFFPIEYYPLWLIKIIDYTPFVYIYGKVAEFMIYKNDFVKILFFQIFFTLSLFYIYKLILKVCLKKISINGG, encoded by the coding sequence ATGGATAAATATATAGAATTAATCAAAATAGGAATTAAAAAAATATTATCTTATAGAGGATTAATAACATTGATTATTATAAAAAACTATATATACATATTTTTGCAATATAGTTTATGGAACTCTATAAAAGAAAATAGTATAGTAAATGTTAATTTAACTAACATTTTAATATATTTTATAATTATTAAAGGACTTGATAGTACAAACTTTGATTTATCTCAAACTATAAGTCATGATGTAAAAAATGGAGATATTGTAAATATATTAGCTAAACCTATAGAAATTGAAAAATATTATTTTTTCGATATTTTAGGTGGAACTATTGCAAAAGTAATTGCAATATTATTTCCTAATATACTAATATCATTAATTCTAACAAGAAATTTTGAAATACTTTTTATATTAAAAATATTCTTTATTATAATAGGCTCATATTTACTTAATTTCGTTATAGAATTAATTTTTGGAACTTTATCTTTTTTTACACAAAATATTTGGGGAATAGAATCTTTAAAATTGGTATTTATTTTAATGTTATCAGGTTCATTTTTTCCAATAGAATATTATCCATTATGGTTAATAAAAATAATTGATTATACACCTTTTGTTTATATATACGGAAAAGTTGCAGAATTTATGATATATAAAAATGATTTTGTTAAAATATTGTTTTTTCAAATATTTTTTACATTATCTTTGTTTTATATTTATAAATTAATTTTGAAAGTATGTTTAAAGAAAATAAGTATAAATGGAGGGTGA
- a CDS encoding HTH domain-containing protein — MFNRNYEGQSEGQNIRLGVLERRNKILKLIKENNHITASILKDILGVSKSTIERDISKLREDNKLIYIGSSKKGYWIIKK, encoded by the coding sequence TTGTTTAATCGTAACTATGAAGGTCAAAGTGAGGGTCAAAATATAAGATTAGGTGTATTAGAAAGAAGAAATAAAATCTTAAAATTAATTAAAGAGAATAATCATATTACAGCAAGTATTCTTAAAGATATATTAGGTGTATCAAAATCAACAATAGAAAGAGATATCTCTAAATTAAGAGAAGATAATAAGTTAATATATATTGGAAGTTCAAAAAAAGGTTATTGGATAATTAAAAAATAG
- a CDS encoding carbohydrate ABC transporter permease, with protein MRNHSKRLFIFFSLAPAMILYILFRIIPTLQVFRMSLFKTSALSKNPKFVGLNNFKILFNDPKFIKTFQNTILLIVIVTIVTLTVAVIFAAILVTEKIKGANLFRIIFYIPNILSIVVVSGIFSAIYDPGHGLIDSILIMFRIKPPQFGWLGDQSIVIYSIAFALIWQAIGYYMVMYMAAMSAIPNSLYEAADIDGAGKITKFFKITLPLIWLNIRATLAFFIISTINLSFLLVIPLTGGGPDGATEVFLSYMYSQAYTNQSYGYGMAIGVIVFLFSFALSGIINVVTNREILQY; from the coding sequence ATGAGAAATCATTCAAAAAGGTTATTTATATTCTTTTCATTAGCTCCTGCTATGATCTTATATATACTATTTAGAATTATTCCTACATTACAAGTATTTAGAATGTCTTTATTTAAAACTAGTGCACTATCTAAAAATCCAAAATTTGTTGGATTAAACAATTTTAAAATATTATTTAATGATCCAAAGTTTATTAAAACTTTCCAAAATACTATACTTTTAATCGTTATAGTTACTATTGTTACACTTACTGTAGCTGTAATTTTTGCAGCAATACTTGTAACAGAAAAGATTAAAGGAGCTAATTTATTTAGAATAATTTTCTACATACCAAATATATTATCTATAGTAGTAGTTTCAGGAATTTTTTCAGCTATATATGACCCAGGTCATGGTTTAATAGATAGCATATTAATAATGTTTAGAATTAAACCTCCTCAATTTGGTTGGCTTGGAGATCAAAGTATAGTTATTTATTCTATTGCTTTTGCCCTTATATGGCAAGCTATAGGATATTACATGGTAATGTACATGGCAGCTATGTCTGCTATACCAAATAGCTTATATGAAGCAGCTGATATTGATGGTGCTGGAAAAATAACTAAATTTTTTAAAATTACTTTACCTTTGATTTGGTTGAATATACGAGCTACTTTAGCATTTTTCATAATTAGTACTATAAATTTAAGCTTTCTACTAGTTATACCATTAACTGGTGGTGGTCCTGATGGAGCAACAGAAGTATTCCTAAGCTATATGTATTCTCAAGCATATACAAATCAAAGCTATGGATATGGTATGGCTATAGGAGTAATTGTATTCTTATTCTCATTTGCACTATCAGGTATAATAAATGTAGTTACTAATAGAGAAATATTACAATATTAA